CTTCCTCCATGTGCCAATTACTCGCGAGACGAAAGCTGAGCAGGAAGCTCAACAGCTAGCAGCGATCGCTGACTACGGGATTGATCTTGTGGTGCTGGCGAAATACATGCAAGTTCTGAGTTCCGATTTCTTGGCTCAGTTTCCCCAAGTGATTAACATTCACCACTCCTTTTTGCCTGCCTTTGCCGGTGCTAATCCTTACCAACGCGCTTATGAGCGAGGCGTCAAAATTATTGGCGCCACAGCGCACTATGTAACGCCTGATTTAGATGAAGGGCCGATTATTGAACAAGATGTCGTGCGGGTTAGTCATCGTGATGATGCTGATGATTTAGTTCGCAAAGGCAAGGACCTAGAGCGGATCGTCCTTGCGCGTGCAGTGCGCTTACATTTGCAACATCGGGTGCTGACTTACCGAAATCGCACCGTTGTGTTTGCTTGAGCCATTGGTTTGAAG
The sequence above is a segment of the Synechococcus elongatus PCC 11801 genome. Coding sequences within it:
- the purU gene encoding formyltetrahydrofolate deformylase is translated as MKRATATLLISCPDQQGLVARISNFIFANGGNIIDADQHTDFEAGLFLSRIEWELTGFNLDRELIGPAFEAIARPLGAQWQLHFSDRKPRLSLWVSKQDHCLLDLLWRQQAGELDAEIPLIISNHDKLRPIAEQFSLDFLHVPITRETKAEQEAQQLAAIADYGIDLVVLAKYMQVLSSDFLAQFPQVINIHHSFLPAFAGANPYQRAYERGVKIIGATAHYVTPDLDEGPIIEQDVVRVSHRDDADDLVRKGKDLERIVLARAVRLHLQHRVLTYRNRTVVFA